The Mycolicibacterium parafortuitum nucleotide sequence GCCCGCGTACGCGGCGAAGGTGTACTCGAAGCTGTCGACGGAAGGCGTTGCACTGTAGCCGAACCCGGGCAGGTCTGGGGCGAGGAGGCGCCATCGGTGGCCGAGTGCGGCCATCAGGTTGCGGTAGACATACGACGAGGCCGGGTAGCCGTGGGGGAGCAGCAGGACGGGGGCATCGGCAGGGCCTGCGGCGCGGTAGAACGTGTCGACGCCGTCGACCGTGATGCGGTGGTGAGTGACGGGGCTCATGCCCGTTCCAACACGACCCGAGCCGTAGTCGTTACCGCCGAGATGGACCGCGCAGCCATGGCCCCGGAGGTGGCCGGCATTGCGCTTCGGGAATACGACCACCCTGTGACCTGTCGTACTAGCCGTGACCGTGAGACTTGGGCTACAGATACCGAACTTCTCCTATGGCCTACCCGTAGGCGAACTCTTCGCGGCGGTGAAGTCGCAGGTGCAGGAGGCTGAGGCCGCCGGATTCGACACCGTGTTCCTGATGGACCACTTCTATCAGCTGCCGGGCTTGGGCGCCCCGGACGAACCGATACTGGAGGCCTACACCACCTTGGGAGCGCTGAGCGCCGTCACCGACCGCGTGCAGCTCGCGACGTTGGTCACCGGGAACACCTACCGGAACCCCACGTTGCTCGCCAAGGAGATCACCACACTGGACGTGATCAACCGCGGGCGCATGATCCTGGGCGTCGGAGCGGGCTGGTTCGAGCTGGAGCATCAACAGCTCGGCTACGAATTCGGCACGTTCGCCGAGCGATTCGAGAAGCTGGAAGAAGCTCTGCAGATCATGATTCCGATGATCCACGGAGACCGGCCGACCTTCGAGGGCAGGTGGTACCACACCGAGAGCGCCATCAACGAGCCCCGGTACCGCGACCATATCCCGGTGCTGCTCGGCGGAAGCGGCGAGAAGAAGACCTTCCGGCTGGCAGCCCGGTACGCGGACCACCTCAACATCATCGCGCCCATGGACGAGCTTCCCGCCAAGTTGCGCGTGCTCGAGGAGAGATGTGCCGAAATCGGTCGTGATCCAGCGACCTTGGAAACCAGCGGCTTTCTCACCGTGGTGATCGACGGCGAACCCTCGGTCGACATGGAGGAAGCTACCGGCGGCCGCGCTGTCCACGGCACACCCCAACAGGTCGCCGAGGAGATCCAGCGACGTGTGTTCGACGTCGGAGTCGACGGGGTGATCATCAACCTGCCGACGCACGGCTACACGCCAGGGCTCGTCACGAAGGTGGGGGAGGCGCTGAGCCAGCTGCCCAGCTGATCGCACGCCAACCGGGGCGCGATTGCCACCAACCGTAAGGGGGGCGATGAACAACAGCCACCGCGGCACCGGCACGCCGGATATGCCGGCACCTTTCACGTGGCACGCCACCGACAAGCAGCTCGCCGACCTCCGCGACCGACTTCGGGCCACTCGATGGCCCGATACCCCCGATGACGTCGGGTGGTCGATCGGTGTGGACACCTCCTATCTGCGCGAGCTCGTCGAGTACTGGGCGAACGACTTCCAGTGGTCCGAACAGGAGGAAGCCCTCGCGACGTCGCCGCGCTTCTCGGTGCCGATCGACGGACTCGACATCCATTTCGTCCACGCCCGAGCCGCGTCGCCTGACGCACTGCCCCTGGTGCTGAGTCACGGGTGGCCCGACTCGTTCTGGCGATACTCGAAAGTCATTCCACTGCTGACCGATCCGGGCCGT carries:
- a CDS encoding LLM class F420-dependent oxidoreductase, translated to MTVRLGLQIPNFSYGLPVGELFAAVKSQVQEAEAAGFDTVFLMDHFYQLPGLGAPDEPILEAYTTLGALSAVTDRVQLATLVTGNTYRNPTLLAKEITTLDVINRGRMILGVGAGWFELEHQQLGYEFGTFAERFEKLEEALQIMIPMIHGDRPTFEGRWYHTESAINEPRYRDHIPVLLGGSGEKKTFRLAARYADHLNIIAPMDELPAKLRVLEERCAEIGRDPATLETSGFLTVVIDGEPSVDMEEATGGRAVHGTPQQVAEEIQRRVFDVGVDGVIINLPTHGYTPGLVTKVGEALSQLPS